From the Fibrobacter sp. UWB11 genome, one window contains:
- a CDS encoding tetratricopeptide repeat protein, whose translation MKLNRIILTIAMALLLTSAASASEKCAGIDAGTKAYNENDFERAIDEWRTCVDEGLVNADLYYNLGNAYYRSGKLGFAIFYYKSALRLHPSDDDIQHNLNFAQTKTRDKEGDEEENPILEGLMDLHHALSLKSQMNISLVLFWAIALVILARRFVNSSRGKNICTGVVFGMSVILCTIGASALYKMYTLETDITGVVTASSADVTSAPSDKSQTLNTLSEGTSFEVIGEQGNFAEIRLGEKIRGFVKLSEVGIVK comes from the coding sequence ATGAAACTGAATAGAATTATTTTGACGATCGCCATGGCGCTCCTCCTTACCTCAGCAGCAAGCGCCTCCGAAAAATGCGCCGGCATTGACGCCGGCACCAAAGCGTATAACGAAAACGACTTTGAACGCGCAATTGACGAATGGCGCACCTGCGTTGACGAAGGCCTCGTCAATGCGGACCTCTATTACAATCTGGGTAACGCCTACTACCGCAGCGGCAAACTCGGCTTCGCCATTTTCTACTACAAGTCCGCACTCCGTTTGCATCCAAGCGATGACGATATCCAGCACAACCTGAATTTCGCACAGACAAAAACTCGCGACAAGGAAGGCGACGAAGAAGAGAACCCGATTCTCGAAGGACTCATGGATCTGCACCACGCGCTTTCGCTCAAGAGCCAGATGAACATTTCCCTCGTACTCTTCTGGGCAATTGCACTCGTGATTCTCGCCCGCCGTTTCGTGAACAGCAGCCGCGGCAAGAACATCTGCACAGGCGTCGTGTTCGGTATGAGCGTCATTCTCTGCACCATTGGCGCAAGCGCTCTCTACAAAATGTACACGCTCGAAACAGACATCACGGGCGTCGTGACCGCCTCTAGCGCCGACGTGACAAGCGCCCCGAGCGACAAATCTCAAACGCTCAACACGCTCTCCGAAGGCACAAGCTTCGAAGTCATCGGTGAACAAGGCAACTTTGCAGAAATCCGCCTCGGCGAAAAAATCCGCGGTTTTGTAAAGCTCAGCGAAGTCGGGATTGTAAAGTAA
- a CDS encoding BatD family protein, translating into MKRFFLLFFSLAAFVNAEPHSNIVNDVIQADETFIYELIVPHKDLPKNRSALRLETRNNFKLLKIDSTDELRPLDKNDAFTMFFGGSQAQRTRIYSFHIKAPEKTGKQVLGSLYWDADGKTTAIESNISVYVHRPYSKDAIDISLVPSKTTVYEGETFSITLKFHLYDHFHTPLQQPVIDTNSNFNITLIEKPKTDYKPVEDTNNELEASMLFAWLSPTKSGKLEISPIKVNYTQSTKDEVVKTKTLNTVSYEIKTDSISKVATATPQSITVIPLPADNKPVNFSGMVGEFRFDANFDRTHLKIGDALTLNINISGDDISGIIANPKLPDLIGFRWEIPEISTVKKNENSKTITSKNIKVILYPKEKKVFEIPAITYSWFNPSKKQYETASAGPWTIEVE; encoded by the coding sequence ATGAAACGATTTTTCCTTTTATTTTTCAGTCTCGCCGCATTTGTAAACGCAGAGCCCCATTCGAACATCGTCAATGACGTCATTCAAGCCGATGAAACATTCATTTACGAACTCATCGTCCCGCACAAGGATCTTCCCAAAAACAGAAGCGCACTCCGACTGGAAACACGCAACAACTTTAAACTTCTTAAAATCGACAGTACAGACGAATTAAGGCCTCTAGACAAAAACGACGCTTTTACCATGTTTTTCGGTGGGTCCCAAGCACAAAGAACACGCATTTATTCATTCCATATCAAAGCTCCGGAAAAAACAGGAAAGCAGGTTCTCGGATCGCTCTACTGGGATGCCGATGGAAAAACAACGGCTATCGAAAGCAACATTTCGGTTTACGTGCATCGACCCTACAGTAAAGATGCTATCGATATAAGTCTCGTTCCGAGCAAAACAACCGTTTACGAAGGAGAAACCTTCAGCATCACGCTCAAATTCCATTTATACGATCATTTCCACACGCCCTTGCAACAACCCGTCATAGACACAAACAGCAATTTTAACATCACTCTCATTGAAAAACCAAAAACAGACTATAAGCCCGTCGAAGACACCAACAACGAACTCGAAGCGTCCATGTTATTCGCTTGGCTCAGTCCGACCAAGAGCGGAAAACTCGAAATTTCGCCCATTAAGGTCAACTATACACAGAGCACTAAAGATGAAGTCGTCAAGACAAAAACACTAAATACCGTATCTTATGAAATCAAAACTGATTCCATTTCAAAGGTAGCCACAGCCACCCCGCAATCTATAACGGTTATTCCGCTCCCAGCCGACAACAAGCCCGTAAACTTTTCGGGAATGGTCGGAGAGTTCCGTTTCGATGCAAACTTTGACCGTACACACTTGAAAATCGGTGATGCACTCACGCTCAACATAAACATCAGCGGAGATGACATTTCAGGAATCATCGCCAACCCGAAACTCCCCGACTTGATAGGTTTCCGCTGGGAAATTCCTGAAATAAGTACCGTCAAGAAAAACGAAAATTCTAAAACCATCACGTCAAAAAATATCAAGGTGATTCTTTATCCTAAGGAAAAGAAAGTCTTCGAAATCCCCGCTATTACATATTCCTGGTTCAATCCAAGCAAGAAACAATACGAAACAGCATCCGCAGGCCCGTGGACCATCGAAGTCGAATAA
- the mnmA gene encoding tRNA 2-thiouridine(34) synthase MnmA: MSKIRVAVGMSGGVDSSVAALLLQQQGYEVVGVTLRVLPDVDSAFDAENDPSVVRARAIAEKLGIEHHVANCSDAFTGEVLKRCHADFSHARTPNPCCYCNRFIKFGWMMDYAKSLGAEFLATGHYVRIEEVNGVRRLLRGRDPGKDQSYFLFWVSDERRNHVLTPLGTYVKSEVRKIAEQNGFVNAKTGDSQDICFDIYGSQYTEFLKDRFGEMTRPGRFVDEKGKVWNTHDGFHKYTVGQRKGLGVAIGVPAFVKHVDPETGDILVTGDKSSVCFDRVEMVNCEWHGGAREVGMTFRAEGMVRYRQRAVGCEITIVDTNKAVAVFDEPLFAVTPGQCAVFYDGDMVLGGGQIV; the protein is encoded by the coding sequence ATGTCTAAAATAAGAGTAGCGGTCGGCATGAGCGGTGGCGTGGATTCGTCCGTGGCCGCTCTTCTTTTGCAACAGCAGGGTTATGAAGTCGTGGGCGTGACGCTCCGCGTTTTGCCTGATGTCGATAGCGCCTTTGATGCCGAAAACGACCCGAGTGTTGTGCGCGCCCGTGCCATTGCCGAAAAGCTTGGCATCGAGCACCATGTGGCCAACTGCTCCGACGCATTTACAGGTGAAGTCTTGAAGCGTTGCCATGCGGATTTTTCGCATGCGCGTACGCCGAATCCTTGCTGCTATTGCAATCGCTTTATCAAATTTGGCTGGATGATGGATTATGCCAAATCGCTCGGCGCCGAATTCTTGGCAACAGGGCATTACGTGCGCATCGAAGAAGTGAATGGTGTGCGTAGGCTTTTGCGTGGGCGAGACCCCGGCAAGGACCAGAGCTATTTTTTGTTCTGGGTTTCCGATGAACGCCGCAATCACGTGCTCACGCCGCTTGGAACGTACGTGAAAAGCGAAGTGCGCAAAATCGCCGAACAGAACGGCTTTGTGAATGCCAAGACGGGCGACAGCCAAGACATTTGCTTTGATATTTACGGTTCGCAATACACGGAGTTTTTGAAGGACCGCTTTGGCGAGATGACACGCCCGGGCCGCTTCGTGGATGAAAAGGGCAAGGTGTGGAATACGCACGATGGGTTCCATAAGTACACGGTCGGTCAGCGCAAAGGTCTGGGCGTGGCGATTGGTGTGCCTGCGTTCGTGAAGCATGTGGACCCCGAAACGGGGGACATTCTCGTGACGGGCGACAAGTCGTCGGTCTGCTTTGACCGTGTGGAAATGGTGAACTGCGAATGGCACGGCGGTGCGCGGGAGGTCGGGATGACGTTCCGCGCCGAAGGCATGGTGCGTTATCGCCAACGTGCAGTAGGTTGCGAAATTACAATTGTCGATACAAACAAAGCGGTCGCCGTCTTTGACGAACCGCTCTTTGCCGTGACACCGGGCCAATGTGCCGTCTTTTACGATGGCGACATGGTCCTCGGTGGCGGTCAAATTGTGTAA
- a CDS encoding BatD family protein, producing MKRFLILCLGSIAFANATHKITIKEDRVEAGQIFHLQLQIPLKELPQNRSTPRLKTRNDFKLLGLDSAKNPMTYEALTTAHAGHRITVDTAQIYTFQVKAPQKTGQFDLGSLSWKVNGKQSIISDKYQVTISRPYSAPALEASMTSSKQRVYEGEQFGISFELHSYENCMGVLGSDSVDFGNNFTSYRNDNLKTESKSFGNHESLTTIPFAWWLIPNKSGTLEIPAYKFKYTSKSEPKTVKEEKQVNGHTYTSTRTTQEHVEKEAFTAPIFITVLPLPTRSRPTDFSGMVGSYKFKVSFDRTKIKIGESLTLIINISGDGAIGKITNPKLPDLSDFRWELPEIDINERIEDTKVITTKDIKMALYPRNAGTFKIPAITYSWFNPSKKKYEKASAGPWTIEVE from the coding sequence ATGAAACGTTTTTTGATTTTATGTCTCGGTTCAATAGCATTTGCAAACGCAACGCATAAGATAACGATAAAAGAGGACCGCGTCGAAGCCGGCCAGATATTCCATTTGCAACTGCAAATCCCATTAAAAGAACTGCCCCAAAATAGAAGTACACCGAGGCTCAAAACCCGCAACGACTTTAAACTTCTTGGACTCGACAGTGCAAAAAACCCGATGACATACGAGGCTCTGACAACCGCTCATGCCGGTCACAGAATAACCGTCGATACAGCACAAATCTATACATTCCAAGTGAAAGCTCCGCAAAAAACAGGACAATTCGACCTCGGGTCACTAAGTTGGAAAGTCAATGGCAAGCAAAGTATCATCAGCGACAAATACCAAGTAACCATATCCCGCCCTTACAGCGCGCCAGCCTTAGAAGCAAGCATGACTTCAAGCAAGCAAAGAGTTTATGAAGGCGAACAATTCGGCATTAGCTTCGAGTTGCATTCATACGAGAACTGCATGGGAGTCTTGGGTTCTGACAGTGTTGACTTCGGCAATAATTTCACCTCTTACCGCAACGACAATCTTAAAACGGAAAGCAAAAGCTTCGGAAATCATGAAAGTCTGACAACGATTCCTTTTGCATGGTGGCTCATCCCGAACAAAAGCGGAACGCTCGAAATCCCGGCCTACAAGTTCAAATACACCTCAAAAAGTGAACCAAAGACGGTTAAAGAAGAAAAACAAGTGAACGGCCATACGTACACAAGCACCCGCACCACACAGGAACACGTCGAAAAAGAAGCCTTTACCGCCCCCATCTTCATTACAGTTCTCCCGCTCCCGACTAGAAGCAGGCCTACGGATTTTTCAGGAATGGTCGGCTCTTACAAATTTAAAGTCTCTTTCGACCGTACAAAAATTAAAATCGGCGAATCCCTTACACTAATCATCAACATCAGCGGTGACGGCGCGATAGGAAAAATTACAAACCCGAAGCTCCCCGACCTAAGCGATTTCCGTTGGGAACTCCCCGAAATAGACATTAACGAAAGAATCGAAGACACAAAAGTTATTACCACCAAAGACATCAAAATGGCACTCTACCCGAGAAACGCGGGAACCTTCAAAATCCCCGCCATTACATATTCCTGGTTCAATCCAAGCAAGAAAAAATACGAAAAGGCATCTGCAGGCCCGTGGACCATCGAAGTCGAATAG
- a CDS encoding BatD family protein gives MKRFLLLCLGLTAFVGAEPSLQVDSDRIEAGQTFNLQFIVPIQELPQNRGALRLETRNNFKFLGLDSADQVMRPGMEDLFNSFFGGGGRAYKARVYSFKIKAPKKTGTQELGTLTWMIGGEANTISNKIPITVQRSYNDDALAVSLTPSKKSIYEGEQFSVTLSLHTFEHFQGGLQATDMSTGNDFIVHRNDLSNLDFKPVEGARREMKASAKYAWLSPTKSGTLQIPSFKFKYTKLGEPKVVEEKKQMGAMSFSSRSVKQESIETETSTAPLSITVLPLPTEGKPEDFSGMVGNYNFSANFDRTNLKVGEALTLAISIKGDGTPGTITDPKLPDFSDFRSVPPENSIDKKVKGNKVITSKDIKVFLYPKKKGTFEIPAITYSWFNPAKKKYETASAGPWTIEVEKSDAPAEPVYQAPVATTPGSSTPVVQKQEIEFLGSDIRFIHPITDKSETVAPHRSALFWILFLAAIPFYLIANFAIARKRKRNSNTALVRKGKANKLLKEKFANARTALKNGDGKAFFAALENGLIDYLSNLTNVEFKGMTRPQMKQELSKRGVKDETIEAINSWLEKCSFVRFAPVTASTEEQSQMLADVEKLCEALKL, from the coding sequence ATGAAACGATTTTTGCTTTTATGTCTCGGTTTAACAGCATTTGTAGGCGCAGAGCCATCTCTTCAAGTCGATAGCGACCGCATCGAAGCGGGTCAGACATTCAATTTGCAGTTCATCGTTCCGATTCAAGAACTGCCACAAAACAGAGGCGCACTCCGCCTCGAAACACGCAACAACTTTAAATTCCTCGGGCTCGACAGTGCCGATCAGGTAATGCGCCCGGGCATGGAAGACCTTTTCAATTCATTCTTCGGCGGTGGCGGAAGAGCTTACAAGGCCCGTGTCTATTCTTTCAAAATTAAAGCCCCGAAAAAGACAGGCACGCAAGAACTCGGAACGCTCACATGGATGATTGGCGGCGAAGCCAACACCATCAGTAACAAAATTCCAATCACCGTGCAACGTTCCTACAACGACGATGCTCTCGCCGTAAGCCTTACCCCGAGCAAAAAGTCCATTTACGAAGGTGAACAGTTCAGTGTCACCCTCAGTCTCCACACTTTTGAGCATTTCCAGGGCGGTCTCCAGGCCACCGACATGAGCACCGGCAACGATTTTATCGTCCACCGCAACGACCTCTCGAATCTGGACTTCAAACCGGTCGAAGGTGCCCGCCGCGAAATGAAGGCTTCCGCCAAATATGCATGGTTAAGCCCGACCAAGAGCGGCACGCTCCAAATTCCATCTTTCAAATTCAAGTACACCAAGCTTGGCGAGCCCAAAGTCGTCGAAGAAAAGAAGCAGATGGGCGCCATGTCGTTCTCAAGCCGTAGCGTCAAGCAGGAATCCATCGAAACGGAAACCTCCACCGCCCCGCTTTCCATCACCGTTCTCCCGCTCCCGACTGAAGGCAAGCCCGAAGACTTTTCGGGAATGGTCGGTAACTATAACTTTAGCGCGAACTTCGACCGCACAAACCTCAAGGTCGGCGAAGCCTTAACACTCGCGATTAGCATCAAGGGCGACGGCACGCCGGGTACGATTACCGATCCGAAACTCCCCGACTTTAGCGATTTCCGCTCCGTGCCTCCCGAAAACAGCATCGACAAGAAAGTCAAGGGCAACAAGGTCATCACCTCGAAGGATATCAAGGTGTTCCTCTACCCCAAAAAGAAAGGCACCTTCGAAATTCCTGCCATTACATATTCCTGGTTCAACCCAGCCAAAAAGAAATACGAGACAGCATCGGCAGGCCCGTGGACTATCGAAGTTGAAAAGAGCGATGCCCCCGCAGAACCTGTCTACCAGGCGCCTGTTGCAACGACACCGGGCTCTTCTACCCCAGTCGTTCAAAAGCAAGAAATTGAATTTCTCGGCAGCGACATCCGCTTTATCCACCCGATTACGGACAAGTCCGAAACCGTCGCACCGCACAGGAGCGCATTGTTCTGGATTCTTTTCCTCGCTGCAATTCCGTTCTACCTGATTGCAAACTTCGCCATTGCAAGAAAGCGCAAGCGCAACAGCAACACGGCGCTCGTCCGCAAGGGCAAGGCAAACAAGTTGCTCAAGGAAAAGTTCGCAAACGCCCGCACCGCCCTCAAGAACGGCGACGGCAAGGCATTCTTTGCAGCACTTGAAAACGGTCTTATCGATTACCTCAGTAACTTGACAAACGTCGAGTTCAAGGGCATGACTCGCCCGCAAATGAAGCAGGAACTTTCAAAGCGTGGCGTCAAGGATGAAACGATTGAAGCCATCAACAGTTGGCTTGAAAAATGCTCGTTTGTGCGTTTTGCTCCGGTCACAGCTTCGACCGAAGAACAGTCCCAAATGCTCGCAGATGTCGAAAAACTTTGCGAGGCGCTGAAGCTATAA